In Aegilops tauschii subsp. strangulata cultivar AL8/78 chromosome 3, Aet v6.0, whole genome shotgun sequence, one genomic interval encodes:
- the LOC109767790 gene encoding small ribosomal subunit protein uS5, which produces MLSSPIQGKSAVAVRVVIIIKTRKWPGTDVEMQMGDGEREKLHPTPPSAPSPSLPVPAVCVHGVVVVVLACTRQEEHGRRCCAAASASARPPVVVPFPPPRPLGPQQEECGSPLQLLLLKDEVMKITPVQKQTRAGQCTRFKAFVVGGDSNGHVGLGVKCAKEAATAIRGAIILAKLSIVPVRRGYWGNKNGQPHTVPSLVRPAAQVPAPWGSEIVAARVPQKVLPSAGIDDVFTSSRGSTKVEGQKFKIQMSDSNSGFELPT; this is translated from the exons ATGCTGTCGTCGCCGATCCAAG GTAAAAGTGCAG TTGCAGTGCGAGTGGTGATAATAATAAAAACGAGAAAGTGGCCGGGGACGGACGTGGAGATGCAGATGGGAGATGGTGAGCGGGAAAAG CTGCACCCCACACCGCCGTCGGCTCCTTCTCCCAGCCTGCCGGTCCCCGCCGTCTGCGTCCacggcgtcgtcgtcgtcgtcctcgcgtGCACACGGCAAGAGGAGCACGGGAGACGTTgctgcgccgccgcctccgcctctgCTCGCCCTCCCGTTGTCGTGCCGTTTCCTCCTCCACGCCCCCTCGGTCCTCAGCAGGAGGAGTGCGGCTCCCCGCTGCAGCTGCTCCTGCTCAAGGACGAGGTGATGAAGATCACCCCCGTGCAGAAGCAGACGCGCGCCGGCCAGTGCACCCGCTTCAAGGCCTTCGTCGTCGGCGGCGACAGCAACGGCCACGTCGGCCTCGGCGTCAAGTGCGCCAAGGAGGCGGCCACGGCCATCCGCGGCGCTATCAtcctcgccaagctctccatcGTGCCCGTCAGGAGGGGCTACTGGGGGAACAAGAACGGCCAGCCCCACACCGTCCCATCGCTAGTACG ACCGGCAGCTCAGGTGCCCGCCCCCTGGGGGTCTGAAATCGTGGCCGCCCGCGTCCCCCAGAAGGTGCTGCCGTCCGCCGGCATCGATGATGTCTTCACTTCCTCTCGTGGATCCACCAAG GTAGAGGGACAAAAATTCAAGATTCAAATGAGCGACTCAAATTCAGGATTTGAGTTACCAACGTAG